The proteins below are encoded in one region of Candidatus Rokuibacteriota bacterium:
- a CDS encoding VOC family protein, translating into MVTRIDHVMIGVASLERGIDAYTRIGFNIYPGGAHPGKGTRNAIAFHGEDYLELVSVSDRDEYLAARAAAGNAGPSLLDFLSGGGGFRYVIVQSDDLAADVAAMRQRGVDVSDPSPGARRTPGGQDLQWKMAALGQGNPLPVLFIQHLTSLAERRAQVPRAGQHPNGVLRTDRVYIAVSDVAASAASYGQVLGMPVPPIQRGAVIKADMAVFDLGPTGLTVAQPAEPGPAAEALGRRGPRPFQVLYRTSSMDAAARWMADHGVPPPVRGVRNTGEQAMLVGPEHACGAYIGFVGPAS; encoded by the coding sequence ATGGTGACCCGGATCGATCACGTCATGATCGGCGTCGCCAGCCTGGAGCGGGGCATCGACGCCTACACCCGCATCGGATTCAACATTTACCCGGGCGGCGCCCACCCGGGCAAGGGGACGCGCAACGCCATCGCCTTTCACGGTGAGGACTACCTGGAGCTGGTCAGCGTGAGCGACCGGGATGAGTACCTGGCGGCGCGAGCGGCCGCTGGCAACGCGGGGCCCTCCCTCTTGGATTTCCTCTCTGGCGGTGGCGGGTTTCGTTACGTCATCGTTCAGAGCGACGACCTGGCGGCCGACGTGGCTGCGATGCGGCAACGCGGCGTCGACGTGAGCGATCCCAGTCCGGGCGCGCGCCGGACCCCGGGCGGACAGGATCTGCAATGGAAGATGGCCGCGCTGGGACAGGGAAACCCGCTCCCCGTGCTTTTCATCCAACACCTGACGTCCCTCGCTGAGCGGCGCGCGCAAGTGCCGCGCGCAGGTCAGCACCCCAACGGCGTGCTTCGTACCGACCGCGTGTACATCGCGGTTTCAGACGTCGCGGCCTCAGCCGCGAGCTACGGTCAAGTGCTTGGCATGCCCGTGCCTCCGATCCAGCGTGGCGCGGTCATCAAGGCCGACATGGCGGTGTTCGACCTCGGGCCGACGGGCCTGACGGTGGCCCAGCCCGCCGAGCCCGGTCCCGCCGCCGAGGCGCTCGGCCGGCGCGGGCCGAGACCGTTCCAGGTCTTGTACCGTACCAGCAGCATGGACGCCGCCGCCCGCTGGATGGCCGACCACGGCGTGCCGCCTCCCGTCCGCGGCGTCCGCAACACCGGCGAGCAAGCGATGCTGGTGGGACCGGAGCATGCGTGCGGCGCCTACATCGGCTTCGTGGGGCCGGCGTCGTGA
- a CDS encoding alcohol dehydrogenase catalytic domain-containing protein, which translates to MNVATWRGESRFTIDAVPDPVAGPGQVVVGIHAAGICGTDIHATQGLFPWTPPMVLGHEYTGVVLQVGRGVSRRLLGRAVACEPSYGCGECAACEAGHISQCQRAVRVGGFAERVALPATCVHPLPRGLDAATAALTEPAACCLAGLETFAMPRGATVLVIGGGIMGLLTMALARRRGAKRLILSDPIEERRRIARRLGAHVVVDPSRESLRDRVMALTRDRGADVVCEAVGKPELVAEAIALTRATGYLQLVGVNPKGSRLPLDLWDVHYRELRIGGAFGRGTAFRRALALMPKLGVKRLITARFPLERIGEAFAHAAAGHGAKTVIAP; encoded by the coding sequence ATGAACGTTGCCACTTGGCGCGGCGAGAGCCGCTTCACGATCGACGCGGTGCCCGATCCCGTGGCCGGGCCGGGGCAGGTCGTGGTGGGGATTCACGCCGCCGGCATCTGCGGCACCGACATCCACGCGACGCAGGGGCTCTTCCCGTGGACGCCACCCATGGTGCTCGGGCACGAGTACACCGGTGTCGTCCTCCAGGTGGGCCGAGGGGTGAGCCGGCGCCTGCTCGGGCGTGCGGTTGCGTGCGAGCCGTCGTACGGGTGCGGGGAGTGCGCCGCGTGCGAGGCGGGGCACATCTCGCAGTGCCAGCGCGCGGTCCGCGTGGGAGGCTTTGCCGAGCGCGTCGCGCTGCCCGCGACCTGCGTGCATCCGCTGCCGCGCGGCCTCGATGCGGCAACGGCCGCGCTGACTGAGCCCGCCGCCTGCTGCCTGGCGGGGCTCGAGACGTTCGCCATGCCGCGCGGGGCGACGGTGCTCGTCATCGGCGGCGGCATCATGGGGCTTCTCACCATGGCGCTCGCCCGCCGCCGGGGCGCCAAGCGCCTGATCCTCTCCGACCCGATCGAGGAGCGCCGCCGGATCGCGCGCCGCCTGGGCGCTCACGTGGTCGTTGACCCTTCGAGAGAGAGCCTGCGCGATCGCGTGATGGCGCTCACACGGGACCGCGGCGCGGATGTCGTCTGCGAAGCGGTGGGCAAGCCGGAGCTGGTCGCCGAAGCGATCGCGCTCACCCGGGCGACCGGGTACCTCCAGCTCGTGGGCGTGAATCCGAAGGGTAGCCGGCTGCCGCTCGACCTCTGGGACGTCCACTACCGCGAGCTCAGGATCGGCGGCGCGTTCGGGCGCGGCACCGCGTTCCGCCGCGCGCTCGCGCTGATGCCGAAGCTCGGGGTCAAGCGGCTGATCACCGCGCGCTTCCCGCTGGAGCGGATCGGCGAGGCCTTCGCCCACGCCGCGGCCGGCCACGGCGCCAAGACCGTCATCGCGCCGTAG
- a CDS encoding serine hydrolase, with product MDALVKQMNALCEALPFQTSWYLKDLKTGKIANRLGDVPVPSASTRKISILMAALKAVHDGKLALDEKVTIEAKYQDNDSGTFQHMTPGFWITFRDALVQMIIVSDNTCTGTVVDLVGLGNVQSFCESAGMTRTIHRFGIPPRLGPDHTLEQVTTTTPNDQGMLLEMILRGASDKSAAAKLGSTPELCRLGLDILSWQKLKTRLPSQLPLGTRVAHKTGTGSRGFMDAGIIYKDAAPLFILTAYTERVPAALPDGTPGFAAAYQLIGRMSRLCWDALA from the coding sequence ATGGACGCTCTCGTCAAGCAGATGAACGCCCTCTGCGAGGCCCTGCCGTTTCAGACCAGCTGGTATCTCAAGGACCTGAAGACGGGGAAAATCGCGAACCGGCTCGGCGACGTGCCCGTGCCCTCGGCCAGCACGCGCAAGATCTCCATCCTGATGGCCGCGCTCAAGGCCGTGCACGACGGCAAGCTCGCGCTGGACGAGAAGGTGACCATCGAGGCGAAGTACCAGGACAACGACTCGGGCACCTTCCAGCACATGACGCCCGGCTTCTGGATCACCTTCCGCGACGCGCTCGTGCAGATGATCATCGTCAGCGACAACACGTGCACCGGCACCGTGGTCGATCTGGTCGGGCTCGGGAACGTGCAGAGCTTCTGCGAGTCGGCCGGCATGACGCGGACCATCCACCGCTTCGGCATCCCGCCGCGGCTCGGGCCCGACCACACGCTGGAGCAGGTGACGACGACGACGCCCAACGACCAGGGCATGCTACTCGAGATGATCCTGCGCGGCGCCTCCGACAAGTCCGCGGCCGCCAAGCTCGGCTCGACGCCCGAGCTCTGCCGCCTGGGGCTCGACATCCTGTCTTGGCAGAAGCTGAAGACCCGCTTGCCGTCCCAGCTTCCCCTCGGCACCAGGGTCGCCCACAAGACGGGGACGGGATCGCGCGGCTTCATGGACGCGGGCATCATCTACAAGGATGCCGCGCCGCTCTTCATCCTGACCGCGTACACGGAACGCGTGCCCGCCGCGCTCCCCGACGGCACGCCGGGCTTCGCCGCCGCCTACCAGCTCATCGGCAGGATGTCCCGCCTCTGCTGGGACGCTCTCGCTTAG
- a CDS encoding ABC transporter substrate binding protein yields MDRREFLGTLAGGVVAAPFAAEAQQAAKIARIGILALNRAAAPHVPEAFLQGLRDLGYVEGRNLVIEWRDAEGKFERLPALAVELVALKVDVIVAPGTPHALVAKQATRTIPIVFIGAGR; encoded by the coding sequence ATGGATCGGCGGGAGTTCCTCGGCACTCTGGCTGGCGGCGTCGTCGCCGCGCCGTTCGCCGCCGAGGCGCAGCAGGCGGCCAAGATCGCTCGAATAGGCATCCTGGCGCTCAACCGGGCCGCTGCCCCCCACGTGCCCGAGGCCTTCCTCCAAGGACTGCGTGACCTCGGTTACGTCGAGGGCCGCAACCTCGTGATTGAATGGCGAGATGCCGAGGGGAAGTTCGAGCGGCTCCCCGCTCTTGCGGTCGAACTGGTTGCGCTTAAGGTTGATGTCATCGTGGCCCCAGGCACACCCCACGCGCTGGTCGCCAAGCAAGCGACCAGGACCATTCCCATTGTCTTCATTGGTGCTGGCCGGTGA
- a CDS encoding aldehyde ferredoxin oxidoreductase family protein, with product MALTATVYHVDLSRGTIETKTLPEDIYRRYPGGSALAAYLLLKSIPAGADPLGPDNVLVLAVSPLTGLAISGQSRMTACARSPLTGAIGDSQCGGFFPAEMRAAGADAIVFTGQAKEPVYLWLNDGKAELRPAKHLWGKVTAEVDSLLKKEIGDEKVEIAQIGPAGENLVRFAAIMNMVNRANGRTGLGAVMGSKRLKAVVVRGSKSPKPAVPEAFRGLVKRLKELQEANPGIVWFGEYGTAGVLAIQDKVGGLPTRNYNEGTFELAKNIDGTTLAKTILKERDTCYACVVKCKRTVEVHEPGLDIDPIYGGPEYETLSLFGSMCGVGDLKLLSKASADANMYGMDTISAGGTIAWAMEAKAKGLLDDKGLGLEYGDGHSVLRAIEAIALRRGAGDLLAEGSLRAAKTLGQAAVDLTVTVKGQELPAHMPQVKRSLGLIYAVNPFGADHQSSEHDSALRAKPGTLQNRRLEELDIAASLPLTDLSDAKVRFAFRSQCFYSALDTLGLCQFVWGPSWQLYGPAETVELVRAGTGWQATMDELLEIGERKINLERAFNAREGMGKAADVLPKKLFRPLEGKGPSAGVALTTEEFEHARESYYRLAGWDTATGYPTPAKLRDLGLDWLADKAPAAR from the coding sequence TTGGCACTCACCGCCACCGTCTATCACGTTGACCTGAGCCGCGGCACCATCGAGACGAAGACCCTGCCCGAAGACATCTACCGCAGGTACCCGGGTGGAAGCGCGCTCGCCGCGTACCTCCTCCTGAAGTCGATTCCCGCCGGCGCCGATCCGCTCGGCCCCGACAACGTGCTGGTCCTGGCCGTGAGCCCGCTGACCGGGCTCGCGATCTCGGGGCAGAGCCGGATGACCGCGTGCGCGCGCTCGCCGCTCACGGGCGCCATCGGCGACAGCCAGTGCGGCGGCTTCTTCCCCGCCGAGATGCGGGCGGCCGGCGCCGACGCCATCGTCTTTACCGGACAGGCCAAGGAGCCCGTGTACCTCTGGCTCAACGACGGCAAGGCCGAGCTACGTCCCGCCAAGCACCTCTGGGGCAAGGTCACCGCCGAGGTCGACAGCCTCCTCAAGAAAGAGATCGGCGACGAGAAGGTCGAGATCGCGCAGATCGGCCCGGCGGGCGAGAACCTCGTGCGCTTCGCCGCGATCATGAATATGGTCAATCGCGCCAACGGCCGCACGGGCCTGGGCGCCGTCATGGGATCGAAGCGGCTCAAGGCGGTCGTGGTGCGCGGCAGCAAGTCGCCGAAGCCGGCGGTGCCCGAGGCCTTCCGCGGCCTGGTCAAGCGGCTGAAGGAGCTGCAGGAGGCGAACCCCGGCATCGTGTGGTTCGGCGAGTACGGGACCGCGGGCGTGCTGGCCATCCAGGACAAGGTCGGCGGTCTGCCGACGCGCAACTACAACGAGGGCACCTTCGAGCTGGCCAAGAACATCGACGGGACGACGCTCGCCAAGACCATCCTCAAGGAGCGCGACACCTGCTACGCCTGCGTGGTGAAGTGCAAGCGCACGGTCGAGGTCCACGAGCCCGGCCTCGACATCGACCCGATCTACGGGGGCCCCGAGTACGAGACCTTGTCCCTCTTCGGCTCCATGTGCGGCGTGGGCGACCTCAAGCTCCTCTCCAAGGCCTCGGCCGACGCCAACATGTACGGCATGGATACGATCTCGGCCGGCGGGACCATCGCGTGGGCGATGGAGGCGAAGGCAAAGGGCCTCCTCGATGACAAGGGGCTGGGCCTGGAGTACGGTGACGGCCACTCCGTCCTCCGCGCCATAGAGGCCATCGCGCTCCGACGCGGCGCCGGCGATCTCCTCGCCGAGGGCAGCCTCCGCGCGGCGAAGACGCTCGGCCAGGCGGCGGTCGACCTCACCGTGACCGTCAAGGGGCAGGAGCTGCCGGCCCACATGCCGCAGGTCAAGCGCTCGCTGGGCCTCATCTACGCCGTCAACCCCTTCGGCGCCGACCACCAGTCCTCCGAGCACGACTCGGCGCTGCGGGCCAAGCCCGGCACCCTACAGAACCGGCGGCTCGAGGAGCTGGACATCGCCGCCAGCCTGCCGCTCACCGATCTCTCGGACGCCAAGGTCCGCTTCGCCTTCCGCTCGCAATGCTTCTACTCCGCCCTCGACACGCTCGGGCTCTGCCAGTTCGTCTGGGGCCCCTCGTGGCAGCTCTACGGCCCGGCCGAGACGGTCGAGCTGGTGCGCGCCGGCACCGGGTGGCAGGCGACAATGGACGAGCTGCTGGAGATCGGCGAGCGGAAGATCAACCTCGAGCGCGCGTTCAACGCCCGCGAGGGCATGGGCAAGGCCGCCGACGTGCTGCCCAAGAAGCTCTTCCGGCCGCTCGAGGGCAAGGGCCCGAGCGCCGGCGTGGCGCTGACCACGGAGGAGTTCGAGCACGCGCGCGAGAGCTACTACCGCCTCGCGGGCTGGGACACGGCGACGGGCTACCCGACGCCCGCCAAGCTGCGCGACCTCGGCCTCGACTGGCTCGCCGACAAGGCGCCCGCGGCGCGCTGA
- a CDS encoding ABC transporter substrate-binding protein produces MARRPARAVLLVPLLLLALIAGGCGERAGSGAPVTLVFKHAKILGPADPLPGLLRRFEARHPGVRVQSEALTWSSDEQHQFYVINLEGGSPPFDVMMLDVIWVPEFARAGWILDLTPFVPAAERDAHFPTAIEPAVQSGRLWALPWFMNVGLLYYRRDLLAKYGFTPPETYEALAAQVRRIRAGEGDPRLDGYLWQGKQYEGGMVNVLEALWANGARLLDEVGRPFPDRERARESLAFLRGLIESGVSPAWVTAADEELTRRPFGDGRAIFLRNWPYALDLFELPDSRVRGKVGVAPLPRLRHGPVGAASTGGAHLAVSARTRHQALAVDLARFLTSKAAQRAMTEGAALRPSRPSLYQDAALVARDPSLPALLGLMEKGHPRPITPYYLMLSTTLQPEFSAVLVGRKSPDRAIRDGTAQVEHLLRAITP; encoded by the coding sequence ATGGCTCGCCGCCCGGCGCGCGCCGTCCTGCTCGTGCCGCTCCTCCTGCTCGCGCTGATCGCGGGCGGCTGCGGCGAGCGCGCGGGCAGCGGCGCGCCGGTGACGCTGGTCTTCAAGCACGCCAAGATCCTGGGGCCGGCCGATCCGCTGCCCGGTTTGCTCCGGCGCTTCGAGGCCCGGCACCCGGGCGTGCGCGTGCAGAGCGAGGCGCTGACGTGGAGCTCGGACGAGCAGCACCAGTTCTACGTGATCAACCTCGAGGGGGGCAGCCCGCCCTTCGACGTCATGATGCTCGACGTGATCTGGGTGCCAGAGTTCGCGCGAGCGGGATGGATCCTGGACCTCACCCCGTTCGTGCCCGCGGCGGAGCGCGACGCGCACTTCCCCACCGCCATCGAGCCCGCGGTGCAGAGCGGTCGTCTCTGGGCGCTGCCGTGGTTCATGAACGTGGGCCTCCTCTACTACCGGCGCGATCTCCTCGCCAAGTACGGCTTCACGCCGCCCGAGACCTACGAGGCCCTGGCCGCGCAGGTCCGCCGCATCCGCGCGGGCGAGGGCGATCCGCGGCTCGACGGCTATCTGTGGCAGGGCAAGCAATACGAAGGCGGCATGGTCAACGTGCTGGAGGCCTTGTGGGCCAACGGCGCACGGCTGCTCGACGAGGTGGGCCGGCCGTTCCCTGACCGGGAGCGCGCGCGGGAGTCGCTCGCGTTCCTGCGCGGGCTCATCGAGAGCGGGGTGAGCCCGGCCTGGGTGACCGCGGCCGACGAGGAGCTGACCCGGCGGCCCTTCGGCGACGGGCGGGCCATCTTCCTGCGGAACTGGCCCTACGCGCTCGACCTCTTCGAGCTGCCGGACTCGCGCGTGCGCGGCAAGGTCGGCGTGGCGCCGCTGCCGCGGCTGCGCCACGGCCCGGTGGGCGCCGCCTCCACCGGCGGCGCGCACCTCGCGGTCAGCGCGCGCACGCGGCACCAGGCGCTCGCGGTCGATCTGGCGCGCTTTCTCACGAGCAAGGCCGCGCAGCGGGCGATGACCGAGGGCGCGGCGCTCCGGCCCTCGCGGCCGAGCCTCTACCAAGACGCGGCCCTGGTCGCGCGCGATCCGAGCCTGCCCGCCCTGCTCGGGCTGATGGAGAAGGGGCACCCGCGCCCGATCACGCCCTACTACCTCATGCTCTCCACCACGCTGCAGCCCGAGTTCTCCGCGGTCCTCGTGGGTCGCAAGTCACCCGACCGGGCCATCCGCGACGGCACCGCCCAGGTCGAGCACCTGCTGCGGGCCATCACCCCGTGA
- a CDS encoding DUF222 domain-containing protein, producing MQSRVSPVTASQHPFAALDRLGDEIAELSAHLDAATARLLAMIREFDARGGWNTGFRSCAAWLSWRVGLDLGAARERVRVARALETLPLLAEALGRGELSYAKVRALTRVATPETEARLLAVGRAGTAAHVERIVRGWRLVDRRAEARETTLRHASRALHVHQDEDGMVVLRGRLEPEVGALLVQALAAAREALYQRARVPNGDAKPMGVSAETPSMAQRQADALTLLAETALHHGLDPGAPGERYQVVVHVDAEALADPDQPGQSVLEDGARVSAETSRRLACDASRVVMRHDDAGRLLEIGARTRTIPPALRRALHHRDLGCRFPGCGVSNGQGHHLRHWAHGGPTTLSNLALLCRRHHRAVHEEGYQVERGPDGALRFRRPDGRPLPDVPPPAAVPDDPVEALRACHDSNGLRLDARTACAGWLGERLDLGWAIDVLHPRAQRPASLDHSGFRR from the coding sequence ATGCAGAGCCGCGTCTCACCTGTGACTGCCTCGCAGCATCCCTTTGCGGCGCTCGACCGGCTCGGCGACGAGATCGCCGAGCTGTCCGCGCACCTCGACGCCGCCACCGCGCGCCTGCTCGCCATGATCCGGGAGTTCGACGCCCGCGGGGGGTGGAACACGGGCTTCCGCTCCTGCGCCGCCTGGCTCTCCTGGCGGGTGGGGCTCGATCTGGGCGCGGCCCGTGAGCGGGTCCGTGTCGCGCGCGCCCTCGAGACCCTGCCGCTCCTCGCCGAAGCCCTGGGTCGCGGGGAGCTCTCGTATGCCAAGGTCCGTGCGCTCACCCGGGTGGCCACGCCGGAGACCGAGGCGCGGCTCCTGGCCGTGGGGCGCGCCGGCACGGCCGCCCATGTCGAGCGGATCGTGCGCGGCTGGCGCCTGGTGGATCGGCGGGCCGAGGCTCGGGAGACCACCCTGCGGCACGCGAGCCGAGCGCTTCACGTGCACCAGGACGAGGACGGCATGGTGGTCCTCCGGGGGCGGCTTGAGCCGGAGGTTGGCGCGCTGCTCGTCCAGGCGCTCGCGGCAGCGCGGGAGGCCCTGTACCAGCGAGCCCGCGTGCCGAACGGCGACGCCAAGCCCATGGGCGTTTCCGCGGAAACGCCCTCGATGGCCCAGCGGCAGGCCGATGCCCTGACCCTGCTCGCGGAAACGGCCCTGCACCATGGGCTCGATCCCGGCGCCCCGGGCGAGCGCTACCAGGTGGTGGTCCACGTCGATGCCGAGGCGCTGGCCGATCCGGATCAGCCGGGCCAATCCGTCCTCGAGGACGGCGCGCGCGTTTCCGCGGAAACGTCCCGGCGCCTGGCGTGCGACGCGAGCCGGGTGGTGATGCGCCACGACGACGCCGGGCGCCTGCTGGAGATCGGGGCCCGGACCCGGACGATTCCCCCGGCCTTACGGCGAGCGCTCCACCATCGGGACCTGGGCTGCCGGTTCCCCGGTTGCGGCGTGAGCAATGGCCAGGGGCATCATCTCCGCCACTGGGCGCACGGCGGGCCGACGACGCTTTCGAACCTTGCGCTCCTCTGCCGCAGGCATCACCGGGCGGTGCACGAGGAGGGGTACCAGGTCGAGCGCGGCCCTGACGGGGCCCTCCGGTTCCGGCGGCCGGACGGCCGCCCGCTGCCTGACGTGCCGCCGCCTGCCGCGGTGCCCGATGATCCCGTCGAGGCTCTCCGCGCTTGTCACGACTCGAATGGCCTTCGCCTCGACGCCCGCACGGCGTGCGCCGGCTGGCTCGGGGAGCGCCTCGATCTGGGTTGGGCGATCGACGTCCTGCACCCCCGGGCGCAGAGACCAGCGTCGCTTGACCACTCTGGCTTCAGACGCTAA
- a CDS encoding aldolase/citrate lyase family protein produces the protein MRRNRLRELLRAGQPSMGTHIHSAWPAVVELAGHTGLFDYVEFVGEYAPYDRFALENLARAVKTFDHMTAMFKVEQQPRTYLAVRAIGAGIQNLLFADPRTPDDVRDCVRSVRAETPEAGGLHGVGMRRDVGYVVDVGSPAFVQALDDAVAAVMIEKASAVENLEAMLSVKGVDMVQFGPADYSMSIGLAGQWSHPRVVEAERHVIKTALRMGIAPRAEISHPSEAKAYLDLGGRHFCMGWDMSILFDWFKNEGRTLRDLLGGG, from the coding sequence ATGCGACGCAATCGACTCCGGGAATTGCTGCGGGCGGGCCAGCCCTCGATGGGCACTCACATCCACTCGGCGTGGCCGGCGGTGGTGGAGCTGGCCGGGCACACCGGCCTCTTCGACTACGTGGAGTTCGTGGGCGAGTACGCGCCCTACGATCGCTTCGCGCTCGAGAACCTCGCGCGGGCCGTGAAGACGTTCGACCACATGACCGCCATGTTCAAGGTCGAGCAGCAGCCGCGCACCTACCTGGCGGTGCGCGCCATCGGTGCGGGGATCCAGAACCTGCTCTTCGCCGATCCGCGCACGCCCGACGACGTGCGCGACTGCGTGCGGAGCGTGCGGGCCGAGACGCCCGAGGCGGGCGGCCTCCACGGGGTGGGCATGCGCCGCGATGTCGGCTACGTCGTGGACGTGGGCTCGCCCGCGTTCGTCCAGGCGCTCGACGACGCGGTGGCGGCGGTGATGATCGAGAAGGCCTCCGCGGTGGAGAACCTGGAGGCGATGCTGTCGGTGAAGGGCGTCGACATGGTCCAGTTCGGGCCCGCCGACTACTCGATGAGCATCGGGCTCGCGGGACAGTGGAGCCACCCCCGAGTTGTCGAGGCCGAGCGTCACGTCATCAAGACCGCCCTGCGCATGGGCATCGCGCCCCGCGCCGAGATCTCGCATCCGAGCGAGGCCAAGGCCTATCTCGACCTGGGCGGGCGGCACTTCTGCATGGGCTGGGACATGAGCATCCTCTTTGATTGGTTCAAGAACGAAGGCCGGACCCTGCGCGATCTGCTGGGCGGGGGCTAG
- a CDS encoding sugar ABC transporter permease, with translation MTDRRLAWILLAPALAVLGGLTVYPALWVLWLSLQYRVPVFSISRWAGLEHYAFLAVDTRFWNAAWVTGVFTVCSVALECALGLALALGLRGQYRGRRVALALLLLAWALPSVVTAKMFEWLYHPAGGLVNFLVGGRTINWLGDPDLALPALIAADVWRATPFVTLLCFARLLTIPADLYEAAQVDGAAGLQAFARITWPLVRPILLVALLFRTLDALRAFDIMFVLTGGGPAGATETLTVYAYRALFQTMQMGFGSAIGVVVFAFVMVVAVAYLWVINRQDQTA, from the coding sequence GTGACCGACCGCCGCCTCGCCTGGATCCTCCTCGCGCCCGCGCTCGCCGTGCTCGGCGGCCTCACCGTGTACCCGGCGCTGTGGGTACTGTGGCTCTCGCTCCAGTACCGCGTGCCGGTGTTCTCGATCTCGCGCTGGGCCGGCCTCGAGCACTATGCGTTCCTCGCCGTCGACACCCGCTTCTGGAACGCGGCGTGGGTCACCGGTGTCTTCACGGTGTGCTCGGTGGCGCTCGAGTGCGCGCTGGGGCTCGCTCTGGCGCTCGGGCTGCGGGGCCAGTACCGCGGCCGCCGCGTGGCCCTGGCGCTCCTGCTGCTGGCCTGGGCGCTGCCCTCGGTGGTGACCGCCAAGATGTTCGAGTGGCTCTACCATCCGGCGGGCGGGCTCGTGAACTTCCTGGTGGGCGGCCGGACCATCAACTGGCTCGGGGACCCCGACCTAGCGCTGCCCGCCTTGATCGCGGCCGACGTCTGGCGCGCCACGCCGTTCGTGACGCTGCTCTGCTTCGCGCGCCTGCTGACGATCCCGGCCGATCTCTACGAGGCCGCGCAGGTGGACGGCGCCGCGGGCCTGCAGGCCTTCGCGCGCATCACCTGGCCGCTGGTGCGCCCGATCCTCCTCGTCGCGCTGCTCTTCCGCACGCTGGACGCCCTGCGCGCCTTCGACATCATGTTCGTGCTGACGGGTGGCGGACCGGCGGGCGCGACCGAGACGCTCACCGTGTACGCCTATCGGGCCCTGTTCCAGACGATGCAGATGGGGTTCGGCTCGGCCATCGGGGTGGTCGTCTTCGCCTTCGTCATGGTGGTGGCGGTGGCCTACCTGTGGGTGATCAACCGACAGGATCAGACGGCGTGA
- a CDS encoding DUF222 domain-containing protein: MQVHSPSELDRLGDEIAELSAHLDAATARLLALIREFDARGGWNTGFRSCAAWLSWRVGLDLGAARERVRVARALETLPLVAQALARGQVSYAKVRAITRVATPETEARLLAVARAGTAAQVERIVRGWRRVDRRAEARETAQRHASRALHLHQDEDGMVVLRGRVEPEVGAVLVQALAAAREALYQRARAEATTARPADPTEDTPTTAQQQADALALLAETALHHGLDPGAPGERYQVVVHVDAQALADPDQPGQSVLEDGARVSAETSRRLACDASRVVMRHDDDGRLVEIGARTRTIPPALRRALHHRDRGCRFPGCGVRFGQGHHLRHWAQGGPTTLSNLALLCRRHHRAVHEEGYQVARGPDGTLRFRRPDGRPLPEVPPPAAVPGDPVEALRAYHDSIGLHVDARTACAGWLGERLNLTWAIDVLHPLAQGARPRRSSERGSPPAHLSTTGAQAT; this comes from the coding sequence ATGCAGGTCCATTCGCCATCTGAGCTGGACCGGCTCGGCGACGAGATCGCCGAGCTGTCCGCGCACCTCGACGCCGCCACCGCGCGCCTCCTCGCCTTGATCCGAGAGTTCGACGCGCGCGGGGGATGGAACACAGGCTTTCGCTCCTGCGCCGCCTGGCTGAGCTGGAGGGTGGGGCTTGATCTGGGCGCGGCGCGTGAACGGGTCCGGGTCGCGCGCGCCCTCGAGACGCTGCCACTCGTCGCCCAAGCCCTTGCCCGCGGGCAGGTGTCGTACGCCAAGGTCCGCGCCATCACCCGCGTGGCCACGCCGGAGACCGAAGCTCGACTGCTGGCGGTGGCGCGCGCGGGCACGGCCGCCCAGGTCGAGCGGATCGTACGCGGTTGGCGGCGGGTGGACCGGCGGGCCGAGGCTCGGGAGACCGCGCAACGGCATGCGAGCCGAGCACTTCACCTGCATCAGGACGAGGACGGCATGGTGGTCCTCAGGGGGCGGGTCGAGCCGGAGGTCGGGGCGGTGCTCGTCCAGGCGCTCGCAGCAGCGCGCGAGGCCCTCTACCAGCGAGCCCGGGCCGAGGCGACGACCGCGCGCCCGGCTGATCCGACCGAGGACACCCCTACCACGGCCCAGCAGCAGGCCGATGCACTGGCCCTGCTCGCAGAGACGGCCCTCCATCACGGACTCGATCCCGGCGCCCCGGGCGAGCGCTATCAAGTGGTGGTCCACGTCGACGCCCAAGCGCTGGCCGATCCGGATCAGCCGGGCCAGTCCGTCCTCGAGGACGGCGCGCGCGTTTCCGCGGAAACGTCCCGGCGCTTGGCCTGCGACGCAAGCCGGGTGGTGATGCGCCACGACGACGATGGGCGCCTGGTGGAGATCGGTGCCCGGACCCGGACGATTCCACCCGCCTTGCGGCGAGCGCTCCACCATCGGGACCGGGGCTGCCGTTTCCCCGGCTGCGGCGTCCGCTTCGGCCAGGGGCATCATCTCCGCCACTGGGCGCAGGGCGGGCCGACGACGCTTTCGAACCTCGCGCTACTCTGCCGCCGGCATCACCGAGCGGTGCACGAGGAGGGCTACCAAGTCGCGCGCGGCCCCGACGGGACTCTCCGATTCCGGCGGCCGGACGGGCGCCCGCTGCCTGAGGTGCCGCCGCCCGCTGCAGTGCCCGGTGATCCCGTCGAGGCTCTCCGCGCGTATCACGACTCAATCGGCCTTCACGTCGACGCGCGGACGGCGTGCGCCGGCTGGCTCGGGGAACGGCTGAATCTGACTTGGGCGATCGACGTCCTGCACCCCCTGGCCCAAGGAGCCCGACCTCGTCGATCATCCGAACGGGGATCGCCGCCTGCCCACCTTTCGACGACCGGAGCGCAGGCGACCTAA